A window of Mangifera indica cultivar Alphonso chromosome 11, CATAS_Mindica_2.1, whole genome shotgun sequence contains these coding sequences:
- the LOC123229392 gene encoding nodulation protein H-like, translated as MAEGVCYFNKDALLIKTPKKSPLVFRGTVLLIFAMVCGIYICSICLKQMSHTKTKPLNIKFIDHSCQADNIEQSETPFVHYPNPVTFSREECACNPVRYFAILSMQRSGSGWFETLLNSHINVSSNGEIFSVKDRRINVSSIIITMDKVYNLDWFSSASKNECSAAVGFKWMLNQGLMEHHKDIVDYFNTKGVSVIFLLRRNLVRRMISVAANSYDRNAKLLNGTHKSHVHSPVEAEILAKYKPTINATLLLTQLEQIEKTTTRAVEYLKTTRHIVIYYEDLITIPDQLKDVQEFLRLPLQELTSRQVKIHRRPLSEQVENWNDVLQTLKGTSYEQFLHSDY; from the exons ATGGCTGAAGGTGTCTGTTACTTCAACAAG GATGCATTGCTTATAAAGACTCCAAAGAAATCTCCATTAGTATTCAGGGGGACGGTGCTCTTAATATTTGCTATGGTTTGTGGAATCTATATTTGCTCAATCTGCTTAAAGCAAATGAGCCACACCAAAACCAAaccattgaacatcaaattcatTGATCATTCATGTCAAGCCGACAACATTGAACAATCGGAAACCCCCTTTGTTCATTATCCGAATCCTGTAACTTTTAGCAG AGAGGAATGCGCTTGTAATCCGGTAAGGTACTTTGCCATCTTGTCAATGCAGCGATCTGGGAGTGGATGGTTTGAGACATTGCTGAACAGTCATATCAATGTAAGCTCCAATGGAGAAATATTTTCAGTTAAGGATAGGAGGATTAATGTATCTTCAATTATAATCACAATGGATAAAGTGTATAATCTTGACTGGTTCTCTAGTGCTTCAAAAAACGAGTGCTCTGCTGCTGTCGGGTTCAAATGGATGCTTAATCAG GGATTGATGGAGCATCACAAGGACATAGTAGACTACTTCAATACAAAAGGGGTTTCTGTGATTTTTCTGTTGAGAAGAAATTTGGTGCGCAGAATGATCTCTGTAGCTGCAAATTCTTATGACAGAAATGCTAAGCTTCTGAATGGAACCCACAAGTCCCATGTTCATTCTCCAGTCGAG GCTGAGATTCTGGCTAAATACAAGCCAACAATAAATGCCACACTTCTTTTAACCCAACTAGAGCAAATAGAGAAGACAACAACCAGAGCTGTTGAATATTTGAAGACAACTCGCCACATAGTTATTTACTACGAGGATCTTATCACCATCCCAGAT cAACTCAAAGACGTTCAAGAATTTCTGAGATTGCCATTGCAAGAGCTTACAAGTCGACAAGTTAAGATCCACCGAAGGCCCTTATCAGAACAAGTTGAGAACTGGAATGATGTCCTTCAAACTCTTAAAGGAACATCATACGAGCAATTCCTACATTCAGATTACTAG
- the LOC123228953 gene encoding probable inactive heme oxygenase 2, chloroplastic, translated as MTSSWSCNAMLVQQFLVHPSFSVSCRLSFPSQSMLSLTISSKNKRSISPPLILCCSEPSATNSTAVISASTSTNPAPPVIKKRKRYRKQYPGESIGITEEMRFVAMKLRNLKGKKYPSSSANSDSDSKDSQESSNEDVKEEKSKESFDDGETWKPSMEGFVKFLVDSQLVFNTVERIVDESNDVAYAYFRNTGLERSEGLAKDLEWFREQDIVIPDASTSGVSYAKYLEELAERSAPLFLSHFYNIYFSHIAGGQVIARQVSEKILEGREMEFYIWKGDPQEILKGVRENLNVLGEHWPRDEKNKCLKEAAKSFKFLGQIVRLIIL; from the exons ATGACGTCTTCGTGGTCATGTAATGCCATGCTAGTGCAACAGTTTCTTGTTCATCCTTCATTTTCCGTGTCTTGTCGGCTTTCATTTCCATCTCAATCAATGTTGAGTTTGACAATTTCGAGCAAAAACAAGAGAAGCATTTCTCCACCCCTAATTTTGTGCTGCTCTGAACCATCTGCAACCAATTCAACGGCTGTGATTTCGGCATCTACTTCCACTAATCCTGCTCCACcggtaattaaaaaaagaaaacgatACAGAAAGCAATACCCAGGAGAGAGCATAGGCATAACTGAAGAGATGAGATTTGTGGCTATGAAACTTCGTAACTTAAAAGGTAAGAAGTACCCTTCTTCTTCCGCTAATAGTGATAGTGATAGTAAGGACTCCCAAGAGTCATCCAACGAGGAcgtaaaagaagaaaaatcgaAGGAATCATTTGATGATGGAGAGACTTGGAAACCCAGCATGGAAGGATTTGTTAAGTTCTTGGTCGATAGTCAGCTTGTGTTCAACACAGTGGAGCGCATTGTGGATGAATCCAATGATGTGGCTT aTGCTTATTTTAGAAATACTGGATTGGAAAGATCAGAAGGTCTTGCAAAAGATTTAGAATGGTTTAGGGAACAGGATATTGTAATTCCCGATGCTAGCACTTCAGGAGTTTCATATGCCAAGTATTTGGAAGAACTTGCTGAGAGAAGTGCCCCATTGTTCCTGTCCCATTtctacaatatatatttttctcatataGCTGGTGGTCAAGTGATTGCAAGACAG GTTTCTGAGAAGATCCTAGAGGGAAGGGAGATGGAGTTCTACATATGGAAGGGAGATCCCCAGGAAATTTTAAAAGGCGTGCGTGAGAATCTCAACGTGCTTGGAGAG CACTGGCCTCgagatgagaaaaataaatgcTTAAAAGAAGCAGCCAAGTCTTTCAAGTTTTTGGGGCAGATAGTTCGCTTGATTATCTTATAA
- the LOC123229391 gene encoding uncharacterized protein LOC123229391: MGSDKQSVGLLDTFRMESVRTILTHAHPYPHEHSRHAIIAVVVGCLFFISSDNMHTLIEKLDNNIKWWSMYACLLGFFYFFSSPFIGKTIKPSYSNFSRWYIAWILVASLYHLPSFQSMGVDLRMNLSMFLTIYLSSILFLLVFHVIFLGLWYLGLVSRVAGKRPEILTILQNCAVISVFCCVFYSHCGNRAMLRQRPLVRRNSSWFSFWKREERNTLLAKFLRMNELKDQVCSSWFAPVGSASDYPLLSKWVLYGELGSDNGGSSDEISPIYSLWATFIGLYIANYVVERSTGWALTHPLSVKEYEKTKKKQMKPDFLDMVPWYSGTSADLFKTVFDLLVSVTLFVGRFDMRMMQAAMNKVQEGAQQGDFFYDHFNEKEDLWFDFMADTGDGGNSSYSVARLLAQPSIRVIKGDSVSTLPRADVLLIGGDLAYPNPSAFTYEKRLFRPFEYALQPPPWYKKEHIAVSKPELPCEVSELKQYGGPQCFIIPGNHDWFDGLHTFMRYICHKSWLGGWLMPQKKSYFALQFPRRWWLFGLDQALHCDIDVYQFKFFAELIKEKVGEHDSVIIMTHEPNWLLDWYFNDISANNVKHLICDYLKGRCKLWLAGDLHLYMRHSFVPSDGPVHVQHLLVNGCGGAFLHPTHAFSNFSKFYGTKYESKAAYPSFEDSNRIALGNILKFRKKNWQFDFIGGIIYFVLAFSMFPQCKLDPIFQDDSVSGHLRSFFGTVWNAFVYVLGHSYVSLTGTLLLLIAAISFVPSKASRKKRVIIGMLHVSAHLTAAIVLMLLLELGVETCIRHNLLATSGYHTLYQWYQSVENEHFPDPTGLRARIEQWTFGLYPACIKYLMSAFDIPEVMAVTRSNICKNGMESLSRGGAVIYYSSVFLSFWVFSTPVVSLVFGSYLYICINWLNIHFDEAFSSLRIANYKAFTRFHINRDGDLEVYTLAVDKVPKEWKLDPDWDGEPKQQQLSHLRKFPSKWSAATPHQDPINTVRIIDQFVIQQTEKPDFTASNGSVS; encoded by the exons ATGGGTTCAGATAAACAGTCTGTTGGTTTATTAGATACCTTCAGAATGGAGAGTGTTAGGACGATTCTAACTCATGCACATCCTTATCCGCATGAGCATTCACGCCATGCCATAATTGCTGTGGTTGTGGGTTGTCTGTTTTTTATCTCGTCAGATAACATGCATACCCTCATTGAAAAAttggataataatattaaatggtgGTCTATGTATGCCTGTTTGCTTggttttttctatttcttttcatctccaTTTATAGGGAAGACAATTAAACCAAGCTATTCAAATTTTAGTCGGTG GTATATAGCTTGGATTTTAGTCGCATCTCTGTATCATCTTCCTAGTTTTCAGTCAATGGGAGTAGATCTGAGGATGAATTTATCAATGTTTTTGACAATATACCTCTCTTCTATTCTGTTTCTTCTTGTCTTTCATGTTATATTCCTTGGCCTTTGGTATCTTGGTCTAGTTTCTCGTGTGGCTGGAAAAAGGCCAGAAATCTTGACGATTCTTCAAAATTGTGCT GTTATTAGTGTATTCTGCTGTGTATTCTATAGTCATTGTGGCAATCGTGCCATGTTGAGACAGAGACCACTTGTGCGAAGAAATTCTAGTTGGTTTTCTTTTTGGAAAAGAGAAGAGAGGAACACATTGCTTGCCAAATTCCTCCGCATGAATGAGTTGAAAGACCAGGTGTGCTCTTCTTGGTTTGCTCCAGTTGGGTCTGCAAGTGATTATCCACTTTTGTCCAAGTGGGTTTTATACGGAGAG TTAGGTAGTGACAATGGAGGTTCTTCTGATGAAATCTCTCCTATATACTCATTATGGGCCACATTTATTGGTCTTTACATTGCCAACTATGTAGTGGAAAGGTCAACAGG GTGGGCTCTCACTCACCCTTTATCAGTTAAAGAATATGAAAAGACGAAGAAGAAGCAAATGAAGCCTGATTTCTTGGACATGGTTCCATGGTATTCAGG AACATCAGCTGATTTGTTCAAAACAGTTTTTGACCTCCTGGTTTCAGTAACTCTGTTTGTTGGCCGCTTTGACATGCGCATGATGCAG GCAGCAATGAACAAGGTTCAAGAGGGTGCTCAGCAAGGAGACTTTTTTTATGATCATTTTAATGAAAAGGAAGACCTATGGTTTGACTTCATGGCTGATACTGGTGATGGTGGAAACTCATCATACTCTGTGGCTCGGCTACTTGCTCAGCCTTCTATTCGGGTCATTAAAGGTGATTCTGTTTCCACCCTACCGCGTGCAGACGTGTTACTTATTGGAGGGGATCTTGC GTACCCTAATCCATCAGCATTCACATATGAGAAGCGCCTTTTCCGTCCCTTTGAATATGCTCTTCAACCTCCGCCATGGTATAAAAAGGAACATATTGCTGTAAGCAAGCCTGAGCTACCCTGTGAGGTTTCAGAACTGAAGCAATATGGAGGGCCTCAGTGTTTTATCATTCCTGGAAATCATG ATTGGTTCGATGGGCTGCATACTTTTATGAGGTATATATGCCATAAGAGCTGGTTGGGTGGCTGGCTTATGCCTCAGAAAAAGAGTTACTTTGCTTTGCAATTTCCTAGAAGATGGTGGCTTTTTGGTCTTGATCAAGCTCTTCACTGTGATATTGATGTGTACCAGTTCAAGTTCTTTGCTGAACTAATAAAGGAAAAG GTTGGAGAGCATGATTCTGTCATTATCATGACACATGAACCAAATTGGCTTCTTGATTGGTACTTTAATGACATTTCTGCAAATAACGTCAAGCACTTGATATGTGATTATTTGAAAGGAAGGTGTAAGCTTTGGTTAGCTGGCGACTTGCATCTCTATATGCGTCATTCATTTGTTCCATCTGATGGTCCTGTTCATGTGCAACATTTACTTGTGAATGGTTGTGGCGGGGCATTTTTGCATCCCACCCATGCCTTCAGTAACTTTAGCAAATTTTATGGGACTAAATATGAAAGCAAGGCTGCTTATCCTTCTTTTGAAGATTCAAACAGG ATtgcattggggaatattttgaAGTTCCGAAAGAAGAACTGGCAGTTTGATTTCATTGGTGGCATTATATACTTTGTGTTGGCTTTTTCTATGTTTCCACAA TGCAAGCTTGATCCAATCTTTCAAGATGATTCAGTTTCTGGTCACTTGAGGAGTTTCTTTGGCACAGTTTGGAATGCGTTTGTGTATGTGCTGGGACACTCTTATGTGTCCTTGACAGGTACTTTGCTGCTGCTAATTGCAGCAATTTCATTTGTCCCATCCAAAGCATCTCGGAAGAAGCGGGTGATAATTGGAATGCTACACGTTTCTGCACATCTGACTGCAGCAATAGTTTTGATGTTGCTCTTGGAACTGGGTGTGGAGACGTGCATTCGTCATAACCTGCTAGCTACCTCTG gtTACCACACTTTATACCAATGGTACCAATCAGTGGAAAATGAGCACTTTCCGGATCCTACTGGACTTCGAGCTCGGATAGAACAATGGACCTTTGGGCTTTATCCAGCGTGTATCAAGTATCTTATGTCTGCATTTGACATTCCAGAG GTCATGGCCGTAACACGGAGCAATATTTGTAAGAATGGGATGGAGTCACTCTCTCGAGGAGGTGCTGTCATATATTATTCATCTGTCTTCCTCTCTTTCTGGGTCTTCTCAACACCTGTGGTCTCATTAGTGTTTGGAAGCTACTTATACATCTGCATTAACTGGCTTAACATACACTTTGATGAAGCTTTCTCTTCTCTTCGAATTGCTAATTACAAGGCATTCACTCGATTTCATATCAATCGTGATGGAGATCTTGAAGTTTACACTCTTGCAGTTGATAAG GTTCCAAAGGAATGGAAGCTGGATCCTGATTGGGATGGAGAGCCAAAACAACAGCAATTAAGCCACCTTAGAAAATTTCCCAGCAAATGGAGTGCAGCCACCCCACACCAGGACCCGATAAATACTGTTAGGATTATCGATCAGTTTGTCATTCAACAAACAGAAAAACCTGATTTCACAGCAAGTAATGGATCAGTTAGCTAA